Below is a window of Cytobacillus firmus DNA.
GGTTCTTCTCCTGCTTCAAGCTTTCCGGCAGGAATTTCAGCAATAATCTTATCCAGTGCTTTTCGATATTGTTCAACCATCACTATTTTATTATCTTCTGTTACTGCCAATACAGCTACTGCTCCGGGATGTTTGATAATTTCCCGCTTCGATGTTTTGCCATTCGGCAGCTCAACATCCTCCACCTGCAGACTAATGACTTTTCCTGTGAAGATTTTTTCCGTCTTAAGTGTTTTTTCTTCTAGGCGGCTCATTGTTTCAGTCACTCCTGTTCTATTCCGGTAATGATTGCTCATACATTTTATCATACTTGATGAGGGGGAGTTGGCATGAAGGTGTATGTCCATAATAGGGGAATTATTCTGGCCGGCAAAGCCTGGGAAGTCCGTGAGAAGCTAAAACAATACAGCAGGCAGTATGTCCTTGTAAAAGACTGGGTTGAATCTCAGAACATTATAAAGTGAAACTTCAATCAGTGGAGGTTTTCCTTATCCCCACTGATTGTCAGTTGAACTTATCCTCCTTTGATTAATATTAGTTTTGAAGCGGGGGTCTTACTGCCCGTTAGACGATAAAATGATAAGCCTCTAAATTTGAGTATGCCTCATTTGTTTATGTACAATTATAGAAAACATTCAAATGAGGTGGGTACTTGAAAAAGAGAAGACTTGGAAATTCAGACTTGTACGTAAGCGAGCTGGGGCTGGGCTGCATGTCAATTGGCACCAACCCTTATAAGGCCCAGGAAATTATTGAAGCGGCTCTTGAAGAAGGAATCAATTATTTCGATACAGCCGATTTATACGACTTTGGCGAAAATGAAAAGCTTGTCGGACAATCCTTAAAGAATGTCCGCGAACAGGTGATCATTGCAACCAAAGCCGGCAACCGCTGGAATAAAAATAGAGACGGCTGGAGCTGGGACCCCTCTAAACGCCATATCAAAGAAGCTGTAAAAGACAGCTTGAAAAGACTGTCTACGGACTATATCGATTTATATCAGCTTCACGGCGGCACAATTGAAGATCCGATTGATGAAACCATTGAAGCATTTGAGGAACTAAAGGAAGAAGGATACATCCTCCAATATGGCATTTCCTCCATTCGCCCAAATGTCATTCGGGAATTCACCTCAAAATCATCCATTGTTTCTGTCATGATGCAATACAGCATTTTAGACCGGCGTCCTGAAGAAGAAGCGCTGCCTCTTCTTAATCAAAAAGGCATCAGTGCTGTTACTAGAGGACCGCTGGCCAAAGGGCTGCTCAGCGACAAAATGCTGGATAAAGCATCAGAATCGGTAAAAGAGAAAGGCTATTTGGATTACAGCTATGCTGAATTGGAAAAAACGCTCACCAGCCTACGGGAAAAAATTTCAGACCAGCGCACCATGAATGAGATAGCATTTCAGTATAATCTCGCGGACCCAGCAGTCGCTTCTATTACAGCAGGTGCAAGCCGGGCTGAGCAAGTAAAAGCCAATGCAGAAGCAGCAAGAGCCATTCCTCTCAATGAAGATGAATTGGCTATCATTAAATCTATTGCAAAGCTAAATAAATATGCGCAGCATAGATGATCGAAAGTCCATAATTTAAGACAAGAAAGGGGCTGACGGAAAAGTCTGCCCCTTCTTTTAATGTTATTTGTATTCTTTCCAGTTCAGATCGCTCTCTCCAAGCAGTTCTTCAAAACTTTTATTTTTTTCGCGCAGACTTCTTTCCTCTCTTTTTCTGTGCTCTTCTTCTTCCTTCTGTTTATCTTCAGCAGCTTTTAATTCCTGCTTTTTCCCTTTCAGCTGCTCCACCAGGTCCTGGTTCAGCATATCGCCTAGCGTGACTGGTTTGTCGTCTTTCTTAGGCTGGGAATGGTGTTTTTTCTTTTTCATATAATCCCCTC
It encodes the following:
- the mciZ gene encoding Z-ring formation inhibitor MciZ encodes the protein MKVYVHNRGIILAGKAWEVREKLKQYSRQYVLVKDWVESQNIIK
- a CDS encoding aldo/keto reductase; this encodes MKKRRLGNSDLYVSELGLGCMSIGTNPYKAQEIIEAALEEGINYFDTADLYDFGENEKLVGQSLKNVREQVIIATKAGNRWNKNRDGWSWDPSKRHIKEAVKDSLKRLSTDYIDLYQLHGGTIEDPIDETIEAFEELKEEGYILQYGISSIRPNVIREFTSKSSIVSVMMQYSILDRRPEEEALPLLNQKGISAVTRGPLAKGLLSDKMLDKASESVKEKGYLDYSYAELEKTLTSLREKISDQRTMNEIAFQYNLADPAVASITAGASRAEQVKANAEAARAIPLNEDELAIIKSIAKLNKYAQHR
- a CDS encoding YqkE family protein, with product MKKKKHHSQPKKDDKPVTLGDMLNQDLVEQLKGKKQELKAAEDKQKEEEEHRKREERSLREKNKSFEELLGESDLNWKEYK